A stretch of the Arachis stenosperma cultivar V10309 chromosome 6, arast.V10309.gnm1.PFL2, whole genome shotgun sequence genome encodes the following:
- the LOC130935144 gene encoding villin-3 codes for MSSATKVLDPAFQGAGQKAGTEIWRIENFQPVPLPKSEYGKFYMGDSYIILQTTQGKGGTYFYDIHFWIGKDTSQDEAGTAAIKTIELDASLGGRAVQHREIQGHESDKFLSYFKPCIIPLEGGVASGFKKPEEEEFETRLYVCKGKRVVRMKQVPFARSSLNHDDVFILDSQNKIYQFNGANSNIQERAKALEVIQYLKEKYHEGKCNVAIVDDGKLDTESDSGEFWVLFGGFAPIGKKVVSDDDIIPETTPAQLFSIADGEVKPVEGEFSKSLLDNSKCYLLDCGAEVFIWVGRVTQVEERKAACLAAEDFLTSQKRPKSTRITRVIQGYEPHSFKSNFDSWPSGSSNTGAEDGRGKVAALLKQQGIGVKGMTKSAPVNEEIPPLLEGGGKLEVWQINRSAKAPLPKADIGKFYSGDCYIVLYTYHSGERKEDYYLCCWFGKDSIEEDQRMASRLANTMFSSLKGRPVQGRIFEGKEPPQFVALFQPMVVLKGGLSSGYKKLVADKGLQDETYTAESVALIRISRTAIHNNNAVQVDAVAASLNSAECFVLQSGSTMFTWHGNQSSFEQQQLAAKVAEFLKPGVALKHAKEGTESSAFWFALGGKQSYTSKKVNNDIIREPHLFSFSFNRGKFQVEEVYNFSQDDLLTEDILILDTHAEVFVWIGQSVDPKEKQNAFEIGQSYIDKAVSLEGLSPRVPLYKVTEGNEPCFFTTYFPWDHAKATVQGNSFQKKVTLLFGIRHAVEEKSNGPSQGGPRQRAAALAALSNAFNSSSDTTSSMSQDRLNGLNQGGPRQRAEALAALNSAFKSSSGTKSSSPKTTGRSQGSQRAAAVAALSQVLTAEKKKQSPDSSPVATRSPVVETSTSDAKSESTPSETEGPEEVAEVKETEEPAPGTGSNGNSEPKQESVEDSNDTQNSQTVFSYEQLKAKSGSHLSGIDLKRREAYLADNEFGTVFGMTKEAFYKLPRWKQDMLKKKHELF; via the exons ATGTCCAGTGCCACAAAAGTTTTAGATCCAGCATTCCAGGGAGCGGGTCAAAAAGC TGGAACTGAAATATGGAGGATTGAGAATTTTCAGCCAGTTCCATTGCCCAAATCAGAGTATGGAAAATTCTATATGGGAGATTCTTACATCATCTTGCAG ACAACACAAGGCAAAGGAGGCACTTATTTTTATGATATTCACTTTTGGATTGGAAAGGATACAAGTCAA GATGAGGCTGGAACAGCTGCCATTAAAACTATTGAACTTGATGCATCTCTTGGAGGACGTGCTGTGCAGCACAGGGAAATCCAAGGGCATGAATCTGACAAATTTTTGTCATATTTTAAGCCATGTATAATACCATTAGAAGGGGGTGTTGCATCTGGATTTAAAAAACCTGAAGAGGAGGAGTTCGAAACACGATTATATGTATGTAAAGGAAAACGTGTTGTCAGAATGAAACAG GTCCCTTTTGCACGGTCTTCACTGAACCATGATGATGTATTCATCCTAGACTCACAGAATAAGATTTATCAATTCAATGGAGCTAATTCAAATATTCAGGAAAGGGCCAAGGCTTTGGAAGTTATCCAGTATCTGAAGGAAAAGTATCATGAAGGGAAGTGTAATGTTGCCATTGTTG ATGATGGAAAGTTGGACACTGAGTCAGACTCAGGTGAATTTTGGGTTCTCTTTGGTGGTTTTGCTCCAATTGGAAAGAAAGTAGTTAGTGATGATGATATCATTCCTGAGACAACTCCTGCCCAACTCTTTAG TATCGCTGATGGTGAGGTCAAGCCTGTAGAAGGTGAATTTTCTAAATCACTGCTGGACAACAGCAAATGCTATTTATTGGACTGTGGTGCTGAGGTATTCATCTGGGTTGGCCGGGTCACACAAGTTGAAGAGCGAAAAGCAGCTTGTCTTGCAGCTGAG GATTTTCTTACAAGCCAGAAACGACCAAAATCTACAAGGATAACCAGGGTCATTCAAGGTTATGAACCACATTCATTTAAGTCTAACTTTGACTCTTGGCCATCAGGATCCTCTAATACTGGTGCTGAGGATGGAAGAGGAAAAGTTGCAG CTTTGCTGAAGCAACAAGGGATCGGTGTCAAAGGAATGACAAAAAGTGCCCCAGTAAATGAGGAAATTCCGCCTTTGCTTGAAGGAGGTGGAAAGTTGGAG GTTTGGCAAATCAATAGGAGTGCTAAAGCTCCATTACCTAAGGCGGATATTGGTAAATTTTATAGTGGTGATTGTTACATAGTACTGTACACTTATCACTCTGGCGAAAGAAAGGAAGATTATTACTTGTGCTGTTGGTTTGGCAAAGACAGCATTGAG GAGGACCAAAGAATGGCATCTCGTTTGGCCAATACAATGTTCAGCTCATTAAAGGGTAGACCTGTTCAG GGTCGCATTTTTGAAGGTAAAGAGCCACCCCAGTTTGTTGCTCTTTTCCAACCTATGGTGGTTCTCAAG GgaggtttgagctcaggttacAAAAAATTAGTAGCAGATAAAGGCTTGCAAGATGAGACATACACAGCAGAGAGTGTCGCACTTATTCGAATTTCTAGAACAGCCATACATAATAACAATGCAGTGCAAGTTGATGCA GTGGCAGCATCATTGAATTCTGCTGAGTGTTTTGTCCTTCAATCTGGTTCAACAATGTTCACTTGGCATGGCAATCAATCCTCCTTTGAGCAGCAGCAGCTAGCAGCGAAAGTTGCGGAGTTTTTAAAG CCTGGAGTTGCTTTAAAGCATGCTAAAGAAGGAACAGAAAGCTCAGCTTTCTGGTTTGCTCTTGGAGGAAAACAGAGTTACACCAGCAAAAAAGTCAACAATGACATTATCAGAGAACCACATTTGTTTAGTTTCTCTTTTAATAGAG GAAAGTTTCAG GTAGAGGAGGTGTACAACTTTTCCCAAGATGATTTGTTAACAGAGGACATCCTCATACTAGACACGCATGCAGAAGTGTTTGTTTGGATTGGCCAGTCTGTGGAcccaaaagaaaaacaaaatgcttTTGAAATTGGCCAG AGCTATATAGATAAGGCTGTATCACTGGAGGGACTATCTCCTCGGGTACCGCTATATAAAGTAACAGAAGGGAATGAACCATGCTTTTTCACAACATACTTTCCATGGGACCATGCTAAAGCTACG GTTCAGGGGAACTCTTTCCAGAAAAAGGTGACATTACTCTTCGGGATTCGCCATGCTGTAGAG GAAAAGTCTAATGGGCCAAGTCAAGGGGGACCAAGACAAAGAGCTGCAGCTTTGGCTGCCTTGTCTAATGCCTTTAATTCATCTTCTGATACGACATCCAGTATG TCACAGGATAGATTGAATGGGCTGAATCAAGGAGGACCAAGACAAAGAGCAGAAGCTTTGGCTGCTTTAAACTCTGCATTTAAATCATCATCCGGAACCAAAAGTTCTAGTCCTAAGACAACTGGAAGAAGTCAAGGATCACAAAGAGCAGCAGCAGTAGCTgctctctctcaagttcttaCTGCTGAGAAGAAGAAACAGTCACCTGATTCTTCTCCTGTGGCAACCAGAAGTCCTGTCGTGGAAACTAGCACTTCTG ATGCTAAAAGTGAAAGCACCCCTTCCGAAACAGAAGGTCCTGAAGAAGTTGCTGAAGTCAAGGAGACAGAAGAACCTGCTCCTGGAACAGGTAGCAATGGGAATTCAGAACCAAAGCAAGAAAGTGTGGAAGATAGCAATGATACTCAAAATAGCCAGACTGTGTTCAGTTATGAGCAGTTAAAGGCTAAATCTGGTAGTCATCTGTCTGGAATTGATCTTAAACGCAGAGAG GCCTATCTGGCGGATAATGAATTCGGAACTGTATTTGGAATGACAAAAGAAGCATTCTATAAATTGCCAAGATGGAAGCAAGACATGCTGAAAAAGAAACATGAGTTGTTCTAG